A DNA window from Campylobacter anatolicus contains the following coding sequences:
- a CDS encoding helix-turn-helix transcriptional regulator, whose product MHPLIKSFIPTAELIQKSFGSHCEVVLHDITTPQNSVVYVTGSVTDRQVGQSFDHLITQVILSKDFKDDLTANYFFTAQNGKPIKSSTALIRDANGEVVGAVCLNIDISLANAAFLNLQEFLGKAEIQNTQKKSENEPDNVMKILENLIDKIISKNNNKKLKKDEKKELVAFMDKKGVFAIKGAIDMVAARLGVSKVTIYGYIDEIKKA is encoded by the coding sequence ATGCACCCACTTATAAAGTCATTTATCCCAACAGCAGAGCTTATACAAAAAAGCTTTGGCTCGCACTGCGAAGTCGTTTTGCATGATATTACTACACCGCAAAACTCAGTTGTATATGTCACTGGTAGTGTTACAGATAGGCAAGTCGGACAGAGCTTTGATCACCTTATAACGCAAGTGATTTTAAGCAAAGACTTTAAAGATGATCTGACGGCAAACTATTTTTTTACTGCACAAAATGGCAAACCCATCAAGTCATCAACCGCACTTATTAGGGACGCAAATGGCGAAGTAGTTGGAGCAGTATGTCTAAACATTGATATAAGTCTTGCAAATGCTGCGTTTTTAAATTTACAGGAATTTTTAGGTAAAGCAGAGATACAAAATACGCAAAAGAAGAGTGAAAATGAGCCTGATAACGTTATGAAGATCTTAGAAAATTTAATAGATAAAATCATCTCTAAAAATAACAACAAAAAGTTAAAAAAAGATGAGAAAAAGGAGCTAGTGGCATTTATGGATAAGAAGGGGGTTTTTGCTATCAAGGGAGCCATTGATATGGTAGCAGCACGTCTTGGTGTCTCAAAAGTAACGATATATGGCTACATTGACGAGATAAAAAAAGCTTAA
- a CDS encoding RidA family protein, which yields MKIYETKISKKKKAHYAPAVEHNGILYVSGQLSLDPATGDLPQGGVREHTRAALANLDTVLRFVGAKRERVIMCRVYTPDVAFWDEIDDEYAAFFGTHKPARVVVPTTKLHFGCLVEIEAMVAVGE from the coding sequence ATGAAAATTTATGAAACTAAAATTTCAAAAAAGAAAAAAGCTCATTACGCACCTGCTGTAGAGCATAACGGCATACTTTATGTCTCGGGTCAGCTTAGCCTTGATCCTGCCACTGGAGATTTGCCACAAGGTGGAGTAAGAGAGCATACAAGGGCAGCGTTAGCAAATTTAGATACAGTTTTACGATTTGTGGGAGCAAAGCGTGAGCGTGTGATAATGTGTAGAGTCTATACACCTGATGTGGCGTTTTGGGATGAAATAGATGATGAGTACGCTGCGTTTTTTGGGACTCATAAACCAGCTCGCGTCGTAGTGCCAACTACCAAGTTACACTTTGGTTGTTTGGTTGAGATAGAAGCTATGGTCGCAGTTGGCGAGTAA
- the glnA gene encoding type I glutamate--ammonia ligase produces the protein MGKFVKNIDDFFAFCKEHEVAFVDFRFTDLNGTWHHLGYSAKAVERNMFEKGIPFDGSSIGGWQPIHKSDMILMPEAQTAFLDPFTADVTVIVFCDIYDIYKGQMYEKCPRSIAKKALKHLKDSGIGDIAYFGPENEFFVFDNVKIIDKANCAMFEVDTEEGEWNDARDFTDSYNTGHRPRTKGGYFPVQPTDSMVDLRAEMVNVLEQVGLETFAVHHEVAQGQGEIGVKFGDLVEAADNVQIYKYVVKMVAHLNGKTATFMPKPLYGDNGSGMHVHQSVWKDGKNLFYGEGNYANLSDFARWYIGGILKHARSVAAFTNPSTNSYKRLIPGFEAPSILTYSSQNRSASIRIPYGSGEKSVRAEMRFPDSTACPYLAFAAMLMAGLDGVKNKHEPVGPMDENLFILHLDEIRERGIEQLPHTLRGSLEALIRDNAYLKPVMSDELIDTYQHFKFETQVWPYEARPTPYEFKTCYSC, from the coding sequence ATGGGAAAATTTGTAAAAAATATTGATGATTTTTTTGCTTTTTGTAAAGAACATGAAGTAGCTTTTGTTGATTTTAGATTTACTGATCTAAACGGCACTTGGCACCACCTAGGATATAGTGCAAAAGCAGTTGAAAGAAATATGTTTGAAAAAGGGATCCCATTTGATGGAAGCTCTATTGGTGGTTGGCAGCCTATTCACAAATCAGATATGATCTTAATGCCTGAAGCTCAAACTGCATTTTTAGATCCATTTACAGCTGATGTTACAGTTATTGTATTTTGTGATATTTATGATATTTATAAGGGACAAATGTATGAAAAATGCCCTCGTTCAATCGCAAAAAAGGCACTAAAACACTTAAAAGATAGTGGGATAGGCGACATCGCCTACTTTGGACCAGAGAATGAATTTTTTGTATTTGATAACGTCAAGATCATAGACAAAGCAAACTGTGCGATGTTTGAAGTAGATACTGAAGAGGGCGAGTGGAACGACGCTAGAGATTTTACTGACAGTTACAACACAGGACATCGTCCACGCACAAAGGGTGGCTACTTCCCAGTTCAGCCGACAGATAGTATGGTAGATCTTAGGGCTGAGATGGTAAATGTTTTAGAACAAGTTGGACTTGAAACCTTTGCTGTTCATCATGAGGTAGCACAAGGTCAGGGCGAGATAGGCGTAAAATTTGGAGATTTGGTTGAAGCAGCTGATAATGTACAAATTTATAAATATGTTGTTAAAATGGTAGCTCACTTAAATGGCAAGACGGCTACATTTATGCCAAAGCCACTTTACGGCGATAATGGCAGTGGTATGCACGTACATCAATCAGTATGGAAAGATGGTAAAAATTTATTTTATGGCGAGGGTAACTATGCAAATTTAAGCGACTTTGCACGCTGGTATATCGGCGGAATACTCAAACACGCTAGGAGCGTGGCAGCATTTACAAACCCTAGCACAAATAGCTATAAACGCCTAATACCAGGCTTTGAAGCACCTTCTATTTTAACATATTCTAGCCAAAACCGCTCAGCTTCTATTCGCATACCTTATGGCTCAGGTGAGAAGTCAGTCAGAGCCGAGATGCGTTTCCCTGATAGCACAGCTTGTCCATATCTAGCCTTTGCTGCTATGCTTATGGCTGGACTTGATGGGGTTAAAAACAAGCACGAACCAGTTGGTCCAATGGATGAAAATCTATTTATCCTACATCTTGATGAGATACGTGAAAGAGGTATAGAACAGCTCCCACATACGCTTCGTGGCAGCCTAGAAGCTCTTATTCGTGATAATGCTTATCTAAAACCAGTTATGAGTGATGAGCTAATTGACACTTATCAGCATTTTAAATTTGAAACTCAAGTTTGGCCTTACGAGGCACGACCTACACCTTATGAGTTTAAGACTTGCTACTCTTGCTAA
- a CDS encoding heavy metal translocating P-type ATPase, with amino-acid sequence MSKFKCSHCKLSFDDSAAILTSQGQKFCCNGCKNVYEILHSSGLDEFYDRLGKNTLSPVCDTQNLNKNLQSIYQNYVKNDNGFNKINLIIDGIHCSACIWLNEKVLFNTHGVLEANINATNNKATIVWDESQVGLGEILMRINAIGYNAYPYDAGREETRLEAKRREFYTKLLVGVFATMNIMWIAIAQWAGYFTGIRSDIKDILSFAEFLLATPVLFYTGSAFFSGAKIAIKNRLPNMDLLIATGASMAYLYSVYAMFSRHGECYFDSVAMIITFVFIGKFLEILSCKRASDTIDELSQIVLSEVDVLVDGAIVPISIHDVKVDDTIVLRSGQKALIDGVIISGEASFDLSSLTGESLPLNLCVGEAIKSGAICLNGRVEYKASASFENSFLNKIINLLENASLKKPSIELLANKISSKFSLIVISIAVVVFAFWYINYGFEKALIVAISIIVIACPCALGLATPVSTLIALDVGLKRGVIFKEAKVIESLAKCDVVVFDKTGTLTTGRLSVDRFINLKDTDISLIYTLASSSKHPVSVAVAKYLDQNVSSLANLQNVQEIAAKGVVAEFDGVSVCGGGAVLMRELGIDVGQSQTSSYYVAIGGELVAKFELSDRLRDDAVECVRDLVRSGMSVYMLTGDNENIARSVADELGITHFKALCLPDDKANFVQELQSSGKNVMMVGDGINDALVLSYASVAICMGSGADVSLERSDVVVLNDSLSDLLNAVKTARQTLQTIKQNLTFSLCYNALTIPIAAMGYIIPLFAALSMSFSSIIVVLNSLRIRNLKDMRG; translated from the coding sequence ATGAGTAAATTTAAGTGCTCACACTGCAAACTCAGCTTTGACGATAGTGCGGCGATATTAACATCTCAAGGGCAGAAATTTTGCTGTAATGGCTGTAAAAATGTATATGAGATACTACATTCGTCTGGACTTGATGAGTTTTATGATAGGCTTGGCAAAAATACGCTTTCACCGGTCTGTGATACGCAAAATCTAAACAAAAATTTACAAAGCATATACCAGAATTATGTTAAAAATGACAATGGATTTAACAAGATAAATTTAATAATAGACGGCATTCATTGTTCAGCGTGTATTTGGCTAAATGAGAAGGTATTGTTTAATACGCATGGGGTTTTAGAGGCAAATATCAATGCTACAAATAACAAAGCAACTATCGTTTGGGACGAGTCGCAAGTAGGACTAGGCGAGATATTGATGCGTATCAATGCTATCGGCTATAATGCATATCCATATGATGCCGGGCGTGAAGAGACTAGGCTAGAGGCTAAGCGGCGTGAGTTTTACACAAAGCTACTTGTGGGTGTATTTGCAACTATGAATATAATGTGGATAGCGATTGCTCAATGGGCTGGCTATTTCACTGGTATTCGCTCAGATATTAAGGATATTTTAAGTTTTGCTGAATTTTTACTCGCTACACCGGTATTGTTTTATACTGGTAGTGCCTTTTTTTCTGGTGCAAAAATAGCCATAAAGAACAGATTGCCAAATATGGACTTACTTATTGCTACAGGTGCGTCTATGGCGTATCTTTACTCGGTTTATGCGATGTTTTCGCGTCATGGTGAGTGCTATTTTGATAGTGTTGCGATGATAATTACCTTTGTTTTTATAGGTAAATTTTTAGAAATTTTAAGTTGCAAAAGAGCTAGTGACACGATAGATGAGCTAAGTCAGATAGTGCTTAGCGAGGTTGATGTGTTGGTAGATGGAGCGATAGTGCCGATTAGTATCCATGACGTAAAAGTAGATGATACCATTGTATTAAGATCTGGGCAGAAAGCTTTGATAGATGGTGTGATAATTAGTGGTGAGGCTAGTTTTGACCTATCAAGCTTGACCGGTGAGAGTTTACCACTAAATCTATGTGTGGGCGAGGCGATAAAAAGCGGTGCGATATGCCTAAATGGGCGAGTTGAATACAAAGCAAGTGCTAGTTTTGAGAACTCATTTTTAAATAAAATCATAAATTTATTAGAAAATGCAAGCTTGAAAAAGCCTAGTATTGAACTACTAGCAAATAAAATTTCATCTAAATTTTCACTCATTGTAATAAGTATTGCAGTGGTTGTTTTTGCTTTTTGGTATATAAATTATGGCTTTGAAAAGGCGTTAATTGTAGCGATATCGATCATCGTCATCGCTTGTCCTTGTGCTTTGGGCCTTGCAACTCCTGTTAGCACACTTATTGCTCTTGATGTGGGATTAAAACGTGGAGTGATATTTAAGGAGGCAAAAGTAATAGAAAGTCTTGCAAAGTGTGATGTGGTAGTGTTTGATAAAACAGGTACGCTCACAACTGGGCGGCTTAGTGTGGATAGATTTATAAACTTAAAAGATACTGATATCTCGCTTATTTATACTCTTGCAAGTAGCTCAAAGCACCCAGTGAGCGTGGCTGTAGCAAAATATCTAGATCAAAATGTGTCAAGTCTTGCAAATTTACAAAACGTGCAAGAGATCGCCGCAAAAGGTGTGGTAGCAGAATTTGATGGCGTTAGTGTATGTGGTGGCGGTGCCGTGCTTATGCGTGAGTTAGGCATTGATGTTGGACAAAGCCAGACTAGTAGTTACTATGTGGCTATTGGTGGTGAGCTGGTTGCAAAATTTGAGCTAAGCGATAGATTGCGAGATGACGCGGTGGAGTGTGTGCGTGATCTTGTGCGTAGTGGTATGAGTGTTTATATGTTGACAGGAGATAATGAAAATATCGCAAGATCTGTAGCAGATGAGCTTGGGATTACGCATTTTAAGGCGTTATGTCTGCCTGATGATAAAGCAAATTTTGTACAGGAGCTACAAAGTAGTGGCAAAAATGTGATGATGGTAGGAGATGGTATAAATGATGCTTTGGTATTGAGCTATGCAAGTGTAGCGATATGTATGGGAAGTGGGGCAGATGTAAGCCTGGAACGAAGTGATGTTGTGGTGTTAAATGATAGCCTTAGCGATCTTTTGAATGCAGTTAAAACTGCACGGCAGACACTACAGACGATAAAACAGAACTTAACATTTTCACTTTGCTATAACGCCTTAACAATACCGATAGCTGCAATGGGCTACATAATACCGTTGTTTGCGGCTCTTTCAATGAGCTTTAGCTCAATAATTGTAGTGTTAAACTCGCTAAGAATAAGAAACTTAAAGGATATGCGTGGATAG
- a CDS encoding DNA polymerase III subunit gamma/tau produces MQALALKYRPKNFDELIGQEAVSKSLAHALEDGRISHAYLFSGLRGSGKTSSARIFSKALVCDHGPSARPCETCPQCIMANESRHMDIIEMDAASHRKIDDIRELIEQTRYKPAIARYKIFIIDEVHMLTKEAFNALLKTLEEPPSYVKFILATTDPLKLPATVLSRTQHFRFKQISKSSIIKHLEFILSKEDISYEREALEILARSGSGSLRDTLTLLDQAIIYEANKITQSGVVSMLGLLDPARIENILNLVMSHDKEGIKDMISELEIYDAEMILDELIANLKQKFLQNDAKFSLLIYERFFRILAQAKGMLNVSSDNGFIFIMTFFMMIEALNLKSIDDMIGEIEHESKTLNKLDNLAQSINQSTRQMQNTHQDTLATNQATQIPSSNLYQEFVTCIYNRDYKLGEFFTKFVQFVSFEKNELSLIVNAPEPQMVFFRKNWNIVNKIMHSIFGENAKIVNAKKEESSPKITQNESKGDELSYIDDELANISKKLTKTSVSNSESAINLENSNTKSKLDISQNQIIQPQIKNPTSKPTTQNTKTPTQIQSQNNSRLNINFNSQKSPEELEKMREQGIINEATRLFGEPTILKVE; encoded by the coding sequence TTGCAAGCACTCGCACTTAAATACAGACCTAAAAATTTTGATGAGCTTATAGGACAAGAGGCAGTTAGCAAGAGTTTAGCCCATGCCCTAGAAGATGGTCGCATAAGCCACGCATATCTATTTTCAGGACTTCGTGGTAGTGGTAAAACATCAAGTGCAAGAATTTTCTCAAAGGCCTTAGTCTGCGATCACGGACCATCTGCTCGTCCATGCGAGACCTGCCCACAGTGCATCATGGCAAACGAATCGCGTCATATGGATATCATAGAAATGGATGCTGCCAGCCATCGCAAGATAGATGATATACGGGAACTGATAGAACAAACCAGATACAAACCAGCGATAGCTCGGTATAAAATTTTTATAATTGACGAAGTGCATATGCTTACTAAAGAGGCATTTAACGCACTTCTTAAGACACTTGAAGAGCCACCTAGTTATGTGAAATTTATCCTTGCTACAACCGATCCACTCAAGCTACCAGCAACCGTGCTATCACGAACGCAACATTTTAGATTTAAGCAAATAAGCAAAAGTAGCATCATCAAACACCTTGAGTTTATCCTAAGCAAAGAGGATATAAGCTATGAACGTGAGGCTCTAGAAATTCTCGCTCGTAGTGGTTCTGGATCACTGCGTGATACGCTCACTTTGCTTGATCAAGCCATAATTTATGAAGCAAATAAGATCACTCAAAGTGGCGTGGTATCTATGCTTGGACTGCTTGATCCAGCTCGGATAGAAAATATATTAAATTTAGTTATGTCACACGATAAAGAAGGCATTAAAGATATGATAAGTGAACTTGAAATTTATGATGCCGAGATGATATTAGATGAGTTAATCGCAAATTTAAAGCAGAAATTTTTACAAAATGATGCAAAGTTTTCACTGCTTATCTATGAACGATTTTTCCGTATTTTGGCTCAGGCAAAAGGTATGTTAAACGTATCAAGTGATAACGGCTTTATATTTATTATGACTTTTTTTATGATGATTGAAGCATTAAACTTAAAAAGCATTGACGATATGATAGGCGAGATAGAGCATGAGAGTAAAACGCTAAACAAACTTGATAATCTAGCTCAAAGCATAAATCAATCGACACGACAAATGCAAAATACTCACCAAGACACACTTGCGACAAATCAAGCAACCCAGATACCATCAAGCAATCTATATCAAGAGTTTGTAACTTGCATTTATAATAGAGACTATAAACTTGGAGAGTTTTTTACTAAATTTGTGCAATTTGTAAGCTTTGAAAAAAATGAACTTAGTCTAATCGTTAATGCACCAGAACCACAAATGGTCTTTTTCCGCAAAAACTGGAATATAGTAAATAAAATAATGCATTCAATCTTTGGTGAAAATGCTAAAATAGTAAATGCCAAAAAGGAAGAATCTAGTCCTAAAATAACTCAAAATGAGAGCAAAGGAGATGAGCTAAGCTACATTGATGATGAGCTAGCAAATATCTCAAAAAAGCTCACAAAAACTAGCGTGTCAAACAGCGAAAGTGCTATAAATTTAGAAAATTCTAATACAAAATCAAAGCTAGATATATCACAAAATCAAATCATACAACCACAAATAAAAAATCCTACATCAAAGCCAACCACACAAAATACAAAGACACCAACACAGATACAATCACAAAATAATTCAAGACTAAATATAAATTTTAACTCTCAAAAAAGCCCAGAAGAGCTTGAGAAGATGAGAGAGCAAGGCATAATAAATGAAGCAACAAGGCTATTTGGCGAGCCAACGATACTAAAAGTGGAGTAA
- a CDS encoding threonine synthase: MAKFICTSCGASAPLEHREFSCSCGGLFRLDYTPPKFSLDLIDKDEFSLFRYRKFMPLQNELWREISLGEGMSASIKFNDKLYFKLDYAMPTLSFKDRGAAVLIWLCKSIGVKKVLQDSSGNAGNSVAAYCARAGIECEIFVPKGTSEKKINMIKAFGASAVVYEGSRDETADACRKKARDEGIYYANHVYNPLFYQGTKTYVYEIYEQLGRVPENFFLPVGNGTLLIGCELALTELFEAGLIEKLPKIFIVQSENCAPFFGAIDKPLNINPKQTNAEGIAIGKPMRGVEILSSSYGGEREVITIPEDAIIPARQKLALNGFYVEHTTAAIYAAYESYIKKHELNGDSIISLCGAGLKSEH; this comes from the coding sequence ATGGCAAAGTTTATATGTACAAGCTGTGGTGCGTCCGCACCATTAGAACATCGCGAGTTTAGTTGTAGCTGTGGTGGTCTTTTTAGACTTGATTACACACCACCTAAATTTTCACTAGATTTGATTGATAAAGATGAGTTTAGTCTGTTTCGCTACCGCAAATTTATGCCACTACAAAATGAGCTGTGGCGTGAGATCAGCCTTGGTGAGGGAATGAGTGCAAGTATTAAATTTAATGACAAACTTTACTTTAAACTTGATTATGCGATGCCAACACTCTCTTTTAAAGATCGAGGTGCAGCGGTGCTAATATGGCTGTGTAAGAGTATAGGCGTGAAAAAGGTATTACAAGATAGTAGTGGTAATGCTGGTAATTCGGTGGCGGCGTATTGTGCTAGGGCTGGTATTGAATGTGAAATTTTTGTACCAAAGGGAACATCTGAAAAGAAGATAAATATGATAAAAGCCTTTGGTGCTAGTGCAGTTGTGTATGAAGGCTCTCGTGATGAGACAGCAGATGCGTGTCGCAAAAAAGCTCGTGATGAAGGGATTTATTATGCTAATCACGTATATAATCCGCTATTTTATCAAGGCACAAAAACTTATGTTTATGAAATTTATGAACAACTTGGTCGCGTACCTGAAAATTTCTTCTTGCCAGTTGGAAATGGCACTTTGCTGATAGGTTGCGAGTTGGCTCTTACTGAGCTTTTTGAGGCAGGTCTCATAGAAAAACTGCCTAAAATTTTTATTGTACAAAGCGAAAACTGTGCACCGTTTTTTGGAGCGATTGATAAGCCACTTAATATCAATCCAAAACAAACAAACGCCGAAGGTATCGCCATTGGCAAGCCTATGCGTGGAGTTGAAATTTTATCTAGTAGCTACGGTGGTGAGCGTGAGGTGATTACAATACCAGAGGACGCTATCATACCAGCTAGGCAAAAATTAGCTCTTAACGGATTTTACGTAGAGCATACGACAGCTGCGATATATGCGGCATATGAAAGCTACATCAAAAAACACGAGCTAAACGGCGATAGCATTATCTCGCTTTGCGGTGCTGGATTAAAAAGCGAACACTAA